The following proteins are encoded in a genomic region of Brachypodium distachyon strain Bd21 chromosome 1, Brachypodium_distachyon_v3.0, whole genome shotgun sequence:
- the LOC112271873 gene encoding uncharacterized protein LOC112271873 — protein sequence MSWPREGWLSNAKRDDSQRTHQQDGSQRTHEQDTEHLSPDTEVEGNLSNLQSCSADSNVVSTGDVKSASASDLNSMEDVIPNTINQSHDRSVQAATEAVCSSSTDALTTKEVPMYNMEVQSVDSEVTIPMGPSSASNSGKSMQCILPTQGLVGQNAARGDLRIDVDDPTMEKSSEMRCLLPNSHGDSAEQPGQPMANHQNGAENDGEVILVETDSINNDQATQHREKNSDSSYKIPDDARLKKSHTYILLLAILAVSLTYQAGINPPGSFWTSNATNHSAGDPILEDNYHKRYLAFFYFNATAFAASLVMIIMLLSRKMSNKVIKRRALQTVMITDLLALIGAFVVGSCREITKSIYI from the coding sequence ATGTCATGGCCACGGGAGGGTTGGTTATCTAATGCGAAGCGAGATGATTCTCAGAGAACTCACCAGCAAGATGGTTCTCAGAGAACACACGAGCAAGATACAGAGCATTTAAGTCCAGATACAGAAGTAGAAGGTAACTTGTCCAATTTGCAATCCTGCTCTGCTGACAGCAATGTTGTATCAACTGGAGATGTGAAATCTGCATCAGCCAGTGATTTGAATAGCATGGAGGACGTCATTCCCAATACGATAAATCAGTCTCATGATCGGAGTGTACAAGCTGCAACTGAAGCTGTATGCTCATCGTCAACAGATGCCCTAACAACCAAGGAAGTTCCCATGTACAACATGGAAGTACAATCTGTTGACAGTGAGGTTACAATCCCCATGGGACCATCTTCGGCAAGTAACAGTGGAAAGTCAATGCAATGTATTCTTCCAACGCAGGGCTTGGTGGGCCAAAATGCAGCACGTGGTGACCTGAGAATAGATGTTGATGATCCAACAATGGAGAAATCCTCTGAGATGCGGTGTCTATTACCCAATAGCCATGGGGATAGCGCAGAACAGCCTGGTCAGCCAATGGCGAATCACCAGAATGGTGCAGAGAATGATGGAGAAGTTATATTAGTTGAGACCGACAGCATCAACAATGATCAAGCCACACAGCATCGAGAGAAAAATAGTGATTCCAGCTATAAAATTCCAGATGATGCTCGTCTGAAGAAGTCGCACACTTACATATTGCTTCTTGCAATTCTTGCAGTGTCGTTGACATATCAAGCTGGTATAAATCCACCAGGTTCCTTCTGGACATCAAATGCCACAAATCATTCAGCTGGGGATCCAATCCTTGAGGATAATTACCATAAGCGCTACCTTGCTTTCTTCTATTTCAATGCCACTGCCTTTGCAGCTTCCCTCGTCATGATCATTATGCTCCTGAGCAGAAAGATGAGCAACAAGGTTATAAAACGTCGTGCACTACAAACAGTAATGATAACTGACTTGCTTGCTCTAATAGGGGCTTTTGTTGTTGGGAGCTGCAGAGAGATAACGAAGTCTATTTACATCTGA